One genomic region from Esox lucius isolate fEsoLuc1 chromosome 24, fEsoLuc1.pri, whole genome shotgun sequence encodes:
- the LOC105030132 gene encoding low affinity immunoglobulin gamma Fc region receptor II-b-like, whose amino-acid sequence MNPGDSVTLICEVKESSTGWRFSWYKTVLYRAGLPSLLDKSYSVEPLSGNETTKESYTLSPAGPTDTGGYVCRAGRGDPVFYTNYSEPQFLWSGDTEDSGVYWCESGSGQYSNAVNITVSGGDVILESPVHPVTEGDSLTLLCTHRNQPHTNTKADFYKDGVLISNDSIQEMTIPTVSKSDEGFYKCKSDQIESPESWVTVRVPGSSTSVLVEVIVGLVVAVVLLTIFLVLLCQYKHNKGFCSNRIFWPIHPQSTNQDPQQDQGSTQVQSPDAGYTDSAGVSADGSSDVTYAQIQLNKMDKKQKEKPADPNENPVYSEMKTVKTAASSGPVDVTYSETDLKKMVKTQKKKKSTSLLESESVYSPIKTQSLREMNTIS is encoded by the exons ATGAACCCTGGAGACTCAGTGACTCTGATCTGTGAAGTTAAAGAGTCGTCTACAGGCTGGAGGTTCTCCTGGTACAAGACTGTTCTCTACAGAGCTGGGTTACCCTCTCTATTGGACAAGTCCTACTCTGTAGAGCCCCTATCTGGAAATGAGACTACTAAAGAGTCTTACACTCTGAGTCCTGCTGGTCCTACTGACACAGGAGGATATGtgtgtagagctgggagaggagatcCAGTCTTTTACACAAACTACAGTGAACCTCAGTTTCTCTGGTCAGGAG acacagaggacagTGGAGTGTACTGGTGTGAGTCTGGATCAGGACAGTACAGTAATGCTGTCAACATCACAGTGTCTG GTGGTGATGTGATCCTGGAGAGCCCTGTCCATCCTGTGACTGAAGGAGACTCTTTGACTCTTCTCTGTACACATAGAAATCAACCACACACTAACACCAAGGCTGATTTCTACAAAGATGGAGTACTCATCAGTAATGACTCCATACAAGAGATGACCATCCCTACAGTATCTAAGTCAGATGAAGGTTTCTATAAATGTAAATCTGATCAAATAGAATCTCCTGAAAGCTGGGTGACAGTGAGAG TTCCTGGTTCCTCTACATCAGTCCTAGTAGAAGTGATTGTGGGTCTggttgttgctgttgttctaCTGACCATCTTCTTGGTCCTGCTTtgtcaatataaacacaacaaag GTTTCTGTTCTAACAGAATATTCTG GCCCATCCATCCCCAGAGCACCAACCAGGACCCCCAACAGGACCAAGGATCTACCCAGgttcagtctcctgatgctggatATACAG ATTCTGCTGGTGTTTCTGCTGACGGGTCAAGTGATGTGACATATGCCCAGATTCAACTCAACAAGATGGACAAGAAACAAAAAG AAAAGCCAGCTGATCCAAATGAAAATCCTGTCTACTCTGAGATGAAGACAGTGAAAACTGCAG CATCGTCTGGGCCAGTTGATGTAACCTATTCTGAGACTGACCTAAAAAAGATGGTCAAAACCCAGAAGAAGAAAA AATCAACATCCCTGCTAGAGTCAGAATCAGTTTATTCTCCAATAAAGACACA GTCCTTGAGGGAGATGAACACAATCAGTTGA